From Pseudobacteriovorax antillogorgiicola:
GCTAGGCTATCTAACTCCTGGCTCAAAAAAAGTTAAAACAGAGCTTAATGTTGCCTCGGTAAAGAAGATGTCACGAACCATATTCATGCTCGAAATCTTGCTCAGAAACATACAGTCAGGCAACGTCAATACCAAGCGCGAACTTTACTATATGAGCAAAGGTGAGGTGAAACATAACCCGTTGCTAAAGCCGCTCGATTTTAACGAGCAGAATGAGTCAGATGCAATCATTGACTTCGTTTGTGAGATCATTGAATGTTATCGAGAGGAGCTGAATTGCTATGCCAACGATCGTGGCGGGCAAACTTACTCGAAGCAACTTGTTGTAGAAGAAACGATGGCGGATGGAACAACCGCAACCATCGATTTGTCAGCATTGGGAACGTCACCTTTTCAGCCTAAAAATAGGCCACAGAATCTTAAACTCAAAGCCAAGCAGCCGATCGACTTTTGTTTGATTGTAGAGTCTGAAGGTACTGCCAATACACTGGTAGCGAATGGTTTTACCAAGAGGCATAACTCTATTGTGGTGGGTGCTCAAGGGGTGCCTTCCAATGCTGTGCGGGGATGGTTGAAGAGAATCCAGGATCAGCTTCAAATTCCCCTATACTTTTTCGGTGATCTTGATGCCTACACCTTACAAAACATTTATCGAACTCTTAAAGCAGGATCAGCGGCTTCACTCATTCGGAACTCAGACTTTTCGGCTCCTGAAGTTAGGTTTCTAGGAGTTCTCCCGGAAGATATCAAGCGCTACGACTTGAACGATTATCCAGTAAAAGAAGGTGATGCTCAAGAAGTGAGAGCCCTGAAAAAGGCCCGTGATGCTCTTGAAAACGATCCGTTTTTTAGGAGCCGAAAGAATAAGGGGCTCTCCGACATTCTTCATTGGCTGCTTGAGCACAAGCGCCGCTGTGAGCAGCAGGCATACTTCACTGTAGATCCCCGTGACCCTCAGATGCCAGAAAAAATAATCATTGAAAAAATTGAATCTGGAAACTATATATAATTAATTATATTGAAGGCTTACAAAGCCTCGTATAGGGTAGAAAATAGAGCTTCTGACTGGGATTATGAAGGTCGTCAAGATAAAGGTCTCGTGCTGCGACGAAAATGGCAACTACTGTCGTGCTGTACTAGCACTGCATACATAGTGTGCAGCATATGGCCTCGTAAGACTCCAGCAGCTTTGTCAGGTGATCTTGCAAGGAGTGCAGCTTAAAATCTCGAAACTTTGTTTTTTGTTTTTTGGGACAAAAGTTTGGCGTTTTTGGATTGACTCCTTTTCAGATGGCTAATAATTCGGTAATATTAATACCAGGCGGATAGTCTACTTTTGAGTGGCTTCTTGAATGCGGAAACTGATCTAACAATGGATGGTAGATATGTCTAATGATGATGGTTCCATGAAAGAGTTGGTTGAGTTCGTTGCGAAAGCTCTTGTTGATGAGGTTGATCGCATTGAGATCAGCGAGATCACGGGTAACCAAACTAACATTATCGAACTTAAAGTGGCTAAAGAGGATATTGGCAAGGTGATTGGCCGCCAGGGACGAACAGCTGACGCGATCAGAACGATTCTTAATTGCGCTGCTGCGAAGTTAAATCGTCGCTATATCCTACAAATTATCGATGAGTAAAAATGTCTGGTCCCGATGCTGCCAGTCAGATTCTGGTTGCTGCCCTTGAGGGCTTGACGCTTTCTCAGGAAGAGCAGAGTTTCTTCAAGCGAGAATGTCCTGCTGGTGTGACTCTTTTCCGGCGTAATCTAAGCTCATCCTTTGTAGCTATCCGTAGTCTTTGCCAGCAATTGCATTCCCTTTTAGACCGTAATTTTCCCCCAGTCATTGCTATCGATCAAGAAGGCGGTAGGGTTTCTAGGATACCCAGCCCTTTTCCCAATTTGGGTGCTCCCCAAGACATCCAAGACCCCATCGAAATCGGCGAGCAGATTTACCTAGAGAACTACGGCTTTATTATGGGCTCCTCCCTAAGAGGGCTGGGAATCAATGTCAATTTTGCTCCGGTTTGCGATGTGAATACCAACCCTAGCAATATTGCAATTGGTGATCGAGCCTTTTCAAATGAGCCAAAACACGCCGCTCGCCGCGCCGAGGCTTTTCTTAACGGCTTACAGTCGTCTGGAGTGAAGGGGTGTTTGAAGCATTTTCCGGGGCAGGGTGATGCGGGTGACGATACGCATCTAAAGGGAACCACGATTCCCATAAGCCGCGACGTTCTCTGGGATCGAGAGCTGCTTCCCTTCAGAAGCATGCTCTCTATGGCTAGCATGGTAATGCTTTCTCATGCTGTTTTTTCGGAAATAGACTCCCAACCGGCAAGTCTATCCAAGCGAATCATGGTTGATCTGCTGCAGGAAGAGCTGGAGTTCCGTGGTGTACTAGTGACCGATGATATGAATATGAAGGCAATTCCGCAGGACGAGCAGTCTTGGGCAGATGCAATTATCGAGGCGGTTTCTCAAGGGGCTGATATGGTCTTGGTATGTCGGGATCTGGGGCGCTGCAAGCTGGCCCTGGAGCGTTTGAGAGGAGAAGCTGCCCAAAGCCCAGCCTTTAGCAAAAGGCTTCAGGATGCAGCGCATAAAGTTAATTCCTTACGAGCCACTCTCTTCTGATAAGTTAGTCATTCCTTTTGTGACCCTCAGTCGTTCGATACGGTGGCGATCGACGTCAGTGACTTCGATCGTTAATGGTCCGTAGGACATAGTTTGCCCGACCTCAGGGAGATTACCTAGAAGCTGTGTCATCCAGCCGGCTATGGTATCCACATCGCCTTCCACTTCTTTCTCAAAGGAGTCATCAAGGCCAAAGTAGTTAACGAAGTCACTAATATTCACTGATCCTGACACATCGAAGGTGTCGTCATCAATTTTTAGAATCTCGGCCTCTTCAGCATCAAACTCATCCTGGATATCACCTACGATTTCTTCAAGGATGTCTTCCATAGTTACGATACCAGCGGTACCACCGTACTCATCAATAATAATGGCCATGTGGTTCTTGGTTCGTTTGAGGTCTTTGAAAACCTCCATGAGGGGTTTGCTTTCTGGTACAAAAAGAGGTTCTCTCATCACTTGGGTAAGGTGCGTGACCTTTTTCTGCTGATCTGAAAGCAGGCGAAGGAGATCTTTCGCAAATACAACCCCATTGATGTTGTCGATTCGGTCTTCGTATACGGGGAGTCGCGAATGACCAGTTTGGATGATGAGTTTTACGGAGTTTTCAATACTCTCTTCTTTTTCTACGGCGATGATGTCGGTTCTTGGTGTCATAATCTCGCGGACCTTAGTCTCATCGAAGTCAAAGACGCCGCTGATCATATTCTTTTTGGTATCTTCAAGTACTCCTGCTTTTTCACCAACTTCGATCAGGAACTCAAGCTCCTCCTCTGTGATTGCAGGCTGCAGTGACTGCTCGCTACCCAGTAGTTTGATCACGTTGTTGGCAAGCTCGGAGAACATCCACACCACGGGGAAGAATATTCTGTAGATAAAGCCTATGACGGCCATGGATATGATGGCGACCTTCTCTGAGTTTGCTCGGGCAAAGGACTTAGGAACAATCTCGCCAAAAATCAAAACGAGGAAGGTGATGATACCTGTGGCAATACCTACTGCCTGGCTCTTGAAGTAGTGGCCAGCAAGTTCCGAGGCGAGAGCCGACGCTAGAATATTAAAGAGATTGTTAAAAATAAGAATGGTCGTGAGAACGCGAGACGGGTGTTGCAACCACAAGCGAAGTTGAGCGACAGCCTTACCTTTTTGATCTAGAAGGTGGCGTGCTTTGAGGGCTCCAAGGGACGTAATGGCGGTCTCAGACGCCGAGAAGAATGCAGAAGCTATGAGGCAAATACCAATGACAATAAGACTAGACCAATCATCAGGACGTATACTATTCATCGTTTATGCCTTCGACCTCGCACAATGAGCCCAAACGCGGGAGGGAGGTTCGCCTTCTTCCAAAGCTTCCATAATCATTCGTTGTTGCGCTAACATGATGTGTTCCTCTTCTACATCTAGATGGTCGTGGCCACAAAGGTGAAGGATACCATGGACCAATAAAAAACATACCTCACGGTCTAAACTCTGACCGATATTTTTCGCGTTTTCTTCAGCGTCGACAAGGGATATTGCCAGATCTCCCAAAAGGCGTGGGGGGCCATCTGTGGGATCTACGTTTCTGAAAGGCGACTCGACTGTCGGTGGTGGGTCAAAATCTTGTTGGGGAAAGGACAGTACATCTGTCGATTTATCTTTGTCTCGATACTCCTGATTGAGCTTTCGCATTTCCTCAGGGGAGGGAAAATCCACAGATAGCTCATAGTCGTCGACGCCAAGTCGTTTTTGGATCTCTTTTGACACGCGCTCGATCTGATCGAAGTTTACAAGGTAGGTATGCGGTCCAAAGCTGAATTCGTAATTACTCGTACTGTCAGGTTCCAATGGTTTCGAATGTCTCCTAGTCTGAGCTACTGAGCTTAATCAAAAGACCAGACTTTGGGGGTTTTTTGTCTTTAACCCTTAGTGTATGGCTTGTTTTAAAATCATCAAGGCTGGCAACCTGGCACAACCTCGTCGTGCTACTACAATTATCCGAATTTCCTCTGAAAATCAGCAGACTTTTTGCAAAGTTTTTTATGTCCTCTTCCCTAAGGGTCGGCTCGCTTGCTGACTCAGGATTGAAAAGGTCAATGATTTTAGATTCTTGTTTCGATGCCTGAGACATAATGATCCTTGGTGTCGAACTGCCGATCTCTTCGGCAGAATCGTGTGGGGCTTTAAGCTTGTCCCTTTAGGCTGGAATTGCAAATTCGGTCTCGCGATCAGAAGGCCTAGCTCTATTCTAAAGCTTTGCTGACTTATTTGGAATTTCTCCAGCAAATTTCATAGGTGGGAAGCCCTTGCTCGGTGAAGTGACGCTCGAAGCGGGAGGTATAAATCTCGCTAGGAATCCCTTGAGGCGCAGGCTCTATGGCGAATAGGTCGGCGGCGATTGGTAGAACTTGGTCAAAATATGGTTTGTGGTCCGTTTTGAACCAAAGGAACGCTCCTGGCTTTAAGATCTTCTTAAGGCCAAGCAGGAATTCGTGGTTGATCAGCCTATTTTTTTGTTGCCGTTTTTTCT
This genomic window contains:
- a CDS encoding DNA topoisomerase VI is translated as MVKTKRVLQEDIPDISYELCDRLLSQLEKAKKPLIQATKCSLDNSNYDPKLGYLTPGSKKVKTELNVASVKKMSRTIFMLEILLRNIQSGNVNTKRELYYMSKGEVKHNPLLKPLDFNEQNESDAIIDFVCEIIECYREELNCYANDRGGQTYSKQLVVEETMADGTTATIDLSALGTSPFQPKNRPQNLKLKAKQPIDFCLIVESEGTANTLVANGFTKRHNSIVVGAQGVPSNAVRGWLKRIQDQLQIPLYFFGDLDAYTLQNIYRTLKAGSAASLIRNSDFSAPEVRFLGVLPEDIKRYDLNDYPVKEGDAQEVRALKKARDALENDPFFRSRKNKGLSDILHWLLEHKRRCEQQAYFTVDPRDPQMPEKIIIEKIESGNYI
- a CDS encoding KH domain-containing protein, translating into MKELVEFVAKALVDEVDRIEISEITGNQTNIIELKVAKEDIGKVIGRQGRTADAIRTILNCAAAKLNRRYILQIIDE
- the nagZ gene encoding beta-N-acetylhexosaminidase; amino-acid sequence: MSGPDAASQILVAALEGLTLSQEEQSFFKRECPAGVTLFRRNLSSSFVAIRSLCQQLHSLLDRNFPPVIAIDQEGGRVSRIPSPFPNLGAPQDIQDPIEIGEQIYLENYGFIMGSSLRGLGINVNFAPVCDVNTNPSNIAIGDRAFSNEPKHAARRAEAFLNGLQSSGVKGCLKHFPGQGDAGDDTHLKGTTIPISRDVLWDRELLPFRSMLSMASMVMLSHAVFSEIDSQPASLSKRIMVDLLQEELEFRGVLVTDDMNMKAIPQDEQSWADAIIEAVSQGADMVLVCRDLGRCKLALERLRGEAAQSPAFSKRLQDAAHKVNSLRATLF
- a CDS encoding hemolysin family protein; its protein translation is MNSIRPDDWSSLIVIGICLIASAFFSASETAITSLGALKARHLLDQKGKAVAQLRLWLQHPSRVLTTILIFNNLFNILASALASELAGHYFKSQAVGIATGIITFLVLIFGEIVPKSFARANSEKVAIISMAVIGFIYRIFFPVVWMFSELANNVIKLLGSEQSLQPAITEEELEFLIEVGEKAGVLEDTKKNMISGVFDFDETKVREIMTPRTDIIAVEKEESIENSVKLIIQTGHSRLPVYEDRIDNINGVVFAKDLLRLLSDQQKKVTHLTQVMREPLFVPESKPLMEVFKDLKRTKNHMAIIIDEYGGTAGIVTMEDILEEIVGDIQDEFDAEEAEILKIDDDTFDVSGSVNISDFVNYFGLDDSFEKEVEGDVDTIAGWMTQLLGNLPEVGQTMSYGPLTIEVTDVDRHRIERLRVTKGMTNLSEESGS
- the ybeY gene encoding rRNA maturation RNase YbeY; the encoded protein is MEPDSTSNYEFSFGPHTYLVNFDQIERVSKEIQKRLGVDDYELSVDFPSPEEMRKLNQEYRDKDKSTDVLSFPQQDFDPPPTVESPFRNVDPTDGPPRLLGDLAISLVDAEENAKNIGQSLDREVCFLLVHGILHLCGHDHLDVEEEHIMLAQQRMIMEALEEGEPPSRVWAHCARSKA